DNA from Verrucomicrobiota bacterium:
AAAGCTATTAGCGCTCAGCTTGAATGCTTTGATACGGTCTTGTTTAGCATCGGATGTAGTAAGAATAATCACGGGTATATGGAATAGGCTCTCAGACGATTTGATTTTTTCAAGAACTTCTAAGCCGCTAAGTTTGGGCATATTGAGATCCAGAATAACCAGCTTAGGGAGTGGATTATTCCTATTCTTGAGATATTGTAAGATTTCCGCACCATCATGAACGAAGTGCGGATTTGTTTTAGTCTCAATTGATTTTAATTTGTAGAGAAGAAGTTCTGCGTGGTCTTCATCATCTTCTGCTATAAGAATATGAAAAGGTTCATGAGATTGTTTCATGCTTTAATTTCGTTGAATTTTCACGTCGGTTTGTTGATTTGGAAAGGCTAACCAGAAAGTAGAACCGATCCCTTCTTTAGATTCTACCCATACTCTTCCTTTATGAGTTTCCATGACTTTTGAGACAATTGCTAAACCGATGCCGGTTCCCTCAGTTTTCGATTCCAGCCTTTTAAAAAGTCCAAATACCTTTTTATGATATTCTTCGGGTATTCCAGGGCCATTGTCTGCAATGGAAAATACGGTTTCATAGCTATCTTGTGAGGCTCTTATTTTAATTTGTGGGGAATTTGTGTTGCTGCAGTACTTAATGGCGTTATTGAGGATGTTGTCAAAAGCTTGGGTTGTTGAAGACCGGTTGGCTTGGAGGTGTGGTAAGTTGCTGGAGATGTCAACATGAAAGCCCAATTCAGTAAATTTATCAGATAGATGATTGTATATATCACCGATTAGTTCATTCATGTCTAAATCTTCGTATTCTTGGTTCATGCGTCCAACCTGACTCAAGTCCAAAATATCTGAGATTAATTGGTTCATGCGGTGGTTGTTACTCTCGAGCCGGTCAATTTTTTTCAGGGCTAAATCAAAATTACCTTGCTTTGCAAGATCGCGTATCATACCGATGAATCCCATGCACGAAACAATGGGTGTTTTTAGATCATGGGAAACGGTATAGACGAACATTTTCATTTCTTCGTTGGCTTGTTCAAGTGCAGTGGTCTTGTCGTCTAAGTCAGAGGAAAGCTTTTGGAATTGTTTCAGTAGTTTTTCTGTTTCTTGATTTTTTTCTTTGAAGATATCGGCTGCTTTTGCCATTTGACCAATTTCATCATCTCTATCTAAACCGGTGATATTTGCCTCCTTATCTCCATTGATGAGTCGTGTGAAGGTCTCAGTAATTTGTTTTAATGGGGAGATAATACTTTTCGCCACGAGAAATGAGAAAATAATACTGAGTGTTATGGTTGTGACGAAAAGGGCTAGGTTTGCGAAAATACTGAAAGATATTATGGCGGAATTATCCCCGCGAATTTTACTTAACTTTTCAACAGCTTGTTCCTGTAGTTGTTTAGAGTTATAGGTGAATTCTGAGGCTTCGCCGGCCATCACGACATTTACTAAATAGAGGTACGCTCGTGTAGCTTGGACTGCCCGAATCAAAGAAGCTTCATATTCATTTAAGGACTTAATGGCTTCATCAATCATTTTTTGATTATCGAGAGAGGCTGGGATACTGCTGAGTTCTTCTTTAGCTAATTTGATTTCAGACTTTGCAGCTCTAAATGAGCTAGAGTCAGCGTTATTAAAAAACTGTTTAGTATAGCTCTTGGCCAAAAGAAAGTGGTTGAGAGCATTGACAAGGCTAGAACTAGAACTTTTGTTATTTGAGGAAATTAAATTTTTATTAAGAGTATTGAAAATGACCGTTGTCCTGGAGCTTAAATTCGGAAGCGTTTCATTTATTAAAGTGGTTTGAAGCGTTCGTTCTAAGGTTATTTCATTAAAATTTGAAATATAAGAGTCAAGATGCTTAAGCATTCTCTCTAGATAATTCAAGGTCTCAGGATCTAGGGATTGAGTTTTTAGGTCTTCGAGTTGAGTTTGGATCTGCATTTTATATTCGAGAGCTCTTTCCTTTTTGACACTTTGACCCGTGTATATGTAAAGCAAGACTAGTTGCTGAACCTCAAGAACTTGACGATTAATTTCAATGATTGCTGCGGAATTTTCTGAAATATTTTGAACTCTGTGAACACTTTGGTCTAGGTAGCTAAGTTTGAAGGAGGTAATGATTCCAAGAATCACAAAGCAGCTGATGACTACGCCA
Protein-coding regions in this window:
- a CDS encoding ATP-binding protein, with amino-acid sequence MSKNLSYKEKRAGQDVSQGDPPRRPDGFWGRDLAQIFESVLNHLGLKNLGIRNQLILGFGVVISCFVILGIITSFKLSYLDQSVHRVQNISENSAAIIEINRQVLEVQQLVLLYIYTGQSVKKERALEYKMQIQTQLEDLKTQSLDPETLNYLERMLKHLDSYISNFNEITLERTLQTTLINETLPNLSSRTTVIFNTLNKNLISSNNKSSSSSLVNALNHFLLAKSYTKQFFNNADSSSFRAAKSEIKLAKEELSSIPASLDNQKMIDEAIKSLNEYEASLIRAVQATRAYLYLVNVVMAGEASEFTYNSKQLQEQAVEKLSKIRGDNSAIISFSIFANLALFVTTITLSIIFSFLVAKSIISPLKQITETFTRLINGDKEANITGLDRDDEIGQMAKAADIFKEKNQETEKLLKQFQKLSSDLDDKTTALEQANEEMKMFVYTVSHDLKTPIVSCMGFIGMIRDLAKQGNFDLALKKIDRLESNNHRMNQLISDILDLSQVGRMNQEYEDLDMNELIGDIYNHLSDKFTELGFHVDISSNLPHLQANRSSTTQAFDNILNNAIKYCSNTNSPQIKIRASQDSYETVFSIADNGPGIPEEYHKKVFGLFKRLESKTEGTGIGLAIVSKVMETHKGRVWVESKEGIGSTFWLAFPNQQTDVKIQRN
- a CDS encoding response regulator, which produces MKQSHEPFHILIAEDDEDHAELLLYKLKSIETKTNPHFVHDGAEILQYLKNRNNPLPKLVILDLNMPKLSGLEVLEKIKSSESLFHIPVIILTTSDAKQDRIKAFKLSANSFLTKPMDFEDLSTMLTDLIRYWSLWHQSLSQSEYLELQEKENNK